One stretch of Musicola paradisiaca NCPPB 2511 DNA includes these proteins:
- a CDS encoding anion permease: MKRGISLLLPIIVAVILLLIPTPEGLAPHAWRFFAIFVGAIVGLILEPLPGAVIGIASVVIISLFSPWVLFSPEQVASPKFQMASQSFKWAVAGFSNSTVWLIFGAFMFAAGYEKTQFGRRLALILVKYLGRRTLTLGYAITFADLLLAPFTPSNTARSGGTIYPIISNLPPLYGSKPNDPSARKIGSYLMWVAITATCVTSSMFLSALAPNLLALALVKSSIGMNISWTNWFIAFLPLGVLLILTVPLLAYWLYPPEVKVNDEVPRWAQNELEKLGKLSRNEILLLAFVCLALVLWIFATAWIEPAMAALLVITLMLFTGVLEWKDITGNKAAWNTFVWFATLVALAAGLTDVGFIAWLGKLGASLLGGISPSVATIALLIAFYAMHYLFASTTAHTTALLPAMLAIGSAIPGMNMTVFCMMLLTSLGVMGIITPYGTGPSPIYYGSGYLPAKDYWRLGGIFGTLFLVLLIVIGYPWMLMMF, translated from the coding sequence ATGAAACGCGGGATATCTCTACTGCTGCCCATCATCGTGGCAGTTATCCTGTTATTGATTCCCACGCCAGAAGGTCTGGCACCACACGCCTGGCGATTCTTTGCCATCTTTGTCGGCGCGATAGTGGGGTTAATTCTGGAACCGCTGCCTGGCGCCGTTATCGGTATCGCCTCGGTGGTTATCATCTCTCTGTTCAGCCCGTGGGTGCTTTTCAGCCCTGAACAGGTGGCTTCGCCCAAGTTTCAGATGGCGTCGCAATCGTTCAAATGGGCTGTCGCCGGTTTTAGCAACTCCACCGTATGGCTGATCTTCGGTGCCTTCATGTTTGCCGCCGGTTACGAAAAAACCCAGTTCGGCCGTCGTCTGGCGCTGATTCTGGTGAAATACCTCGGCCGCCGGACACTGACGCTGGGCTACGCGATTACCTTCGCCGACCTGCTGCTGGCGCCGTTTACGCCGTCCAACACCGCACGTAGCGGCGGCACCATCTACCCGATCATCTCCAACCTGCCGCCGCTGTATGGCTCCAAGCCGAACGACCCCAGCGCGCGCAAGATCGGTTCCTACCTGATGTGGGTCGCCATCACCGCGACTTGCGTGACCAGTTCCATGTTCCTGTCCGCACTGGCGCCGAACCTGCTGGCGCTGGCGCTGGTAAAAAGTTCCATCGGCATGAACATCTCCTGGACCAACTGGTTCATCGCTTTCCTGCCGCTGGGCGTATTGCTGATTCTGACTGTACCTTTACTGGCTTACTGGCTCTATCCGCCTGAAGTTAAAGTCAACGATGAAGTACCGCGTTGGGCGCAGAATGAGCTGGAAAAACTGGGCAAGCTTTCCCGCAACGAAATCCTGCTGCTGGCTTTCGTCTGCCTGGCACTGGTGCTGTGGATCTTTGCTACCGCCTGGATTGAACCAGCAATGGCGGCGCTGCTGGTCATCACGCTGATGTTGTTCACCGGCGTGCTGGAATGGAAAGACATCACCGGCAACAAAGCGGCCTGGAACACCTTTGTATGGTTCGCCACGCTGGTTGCGCTGGCCGCCGGTCTGACCGACGTCGGCTTCATCGCTTGGCTGGGCAAACTGGGCGCGTCTCTGCTGGGCGGCATCAGCCCAAGCGTCGCGACCATTGCGCTGCTGATCGCGTTCTACGCCATGCACTATCTGTTCGCCAGCACCACGGCGCACACCACGGCGCTGCTGCCCGCCATGCTGGCCATCGGTTCCGCTATCCCCGGCATGAACATGACCGTCTTCTGCATGATGCTGCTGACGTCGCTGGGCGTGATGGGGATCATCACCCCTTACGGCACCGGCCCAAGCCCGATCTACTACGGTAGTGGCTACCTGCCGGCCAAAGACTACTGGCGCCTTGGCGGCATCTTCGGAACCTTGTTCCTGGTACTGCTGATCGTTATCGGTTATCCGTGGATGCTGATGATGTTCTAA
- the ibpB gene encoding small heat shock chaperone IbpB, giving the protein MRNYDLSPLLRQWIGFEKLAGAMGSQDAVEFPPYNIEKLDDNHYRITLALAGFRQSELDIEVEGQRLTIKGTPILPEKKVQYLHQGLVFKPFTLGFTLAEHLHVAEAQFQNGLLHIDLVREVPQALQPQRIAIGSRSPEQETVVDAGQA; this is encoded by the coding sequence ATGCGTAATTACGATTTATCCCCGCTGCTGCGTCAGTGGATTGGTTTTGAAAAATTGGCCGGCGCCATGGGTAGCCAGGACGCGGTGGAATTCCCGCCGTACAACATCGAAAAGCTCGACGACAATCACTATCGCATTACGTTGGCGTTGGCCGGTTTCCGCCAGTCCGAACTGGATATCGAAGTGGAGGGCCAGCGGTTGACGATCAAGGGCACCCCGATCCTGCCGGAGAAGAAGGTGCAGTATCTGCATCAGGGGCTGGTGTTCAAGCCGTTTACGCTGGGCTTTACGTTGGCGGAGCATCTGCATGTCGCCGAAGCGCAGTTCCAGAATGGGCTGCTGCATATTGATCTGGTACGGGAAGTGCCGCAGGCGTTACAGCCGCAGCGTATCGCTATCGGTAGCCGTTCACCCGAACAGGAAACGGTGGTGGATGCCGGGCAGGCATAA
- the ibpA gene encoding small heat shock chaperone IbpA produces MRNPDFSPLYRSAIGFDRLFNLLETGQNQSNGGYPPYNVELVDENLYRIAIAVAGFAESELEIIAHDNMLTIKGAHSGDATPRNYLYQGIAERNFERKFQLAEHIHIKGANLENGLLYIDLARVVPETLKPRRIAIK; encoded by the coding sequence ATGCGTAACCCCGATTTTTCCCCGCTGTATCGTTCCGCCATTGGTTTTGATCGTCTGTTCAACCTGCTGGAAACGGGTCAGAACCAGAGTAACGGCGGTTATCCTCCGTATAACGTCGAGCTGGTCGACGAAAATCTGTACCGCATCGCCATTGCCGTCGCCGGTTTCGCCGAGAGCGAGCTGGAGATCATCGCGCATGACAACATGTTGACGATCAAGGGCGCCCACAGCGGTGACGCCACGCCACGCAATTATCTTTATCAGGGCATCGCCGAGCGTAATTTCGAACGTAAATTTCAATTGGCAGAACACATTCATATCAAAGGCGCCAATCTGGAAAACGGACTGCTGTATATCGATTTAGCGCGCGTGGTTCCGGAAACGCTGAAACCGCGCCGTATCGCAATCAAATAA
- a CDS encoding YceK/YidQ family lipoprotein — MMAILKRVSLLFVLFSVICIACSGCSSVMTHTGGEHGYYSGTRASMTMLEDDTTGWVMKPVLAIDLPFSAMLDTMLLPYDYYRTNREQHTTSARDRLDEYERQRQAANAPHSTPPDTQNVRGQ, encoded by the coding sequence ATGATGGCCATACTGAAACGTGTGTCACTGTTGTTCGTACTGTTCAGCGTCATTTGCATCGCCTGTAGCGGTTGTTCCAGCGTAATGACCCACACTGGCGGTGAACACGGTTATTACTCCGGCACCCGGGCCAGCATGACCATGCTGGAAGACGACACCACCGGCTGGGTGATGAAACCGGTACTGGCGATTGACCTGCCTTTCTCCGCGATGCTGGACACCATGCTGCTGCCTTACGATTACTACCGAACCAACCGGGAACAACACACCACGTCCGCGCGGGATCGTCTGGATGAGTACGAACGTCAGCGCCAGGCCGCCAATGCCCCTCACTCCACGCCGCCGGATACGCAGAACGTCCGTGGTCAGTGA
- a CDS encoding LacI family DNA-binding transcriptional regulator, translated as MAKTVEQIASELNLSITTVRLVLNGKAERYRISAKTQQRIHQYVTEHGYTVNHVARSLKLNKTDTLGLIVPRLSNLFFSTLAEKLETRCREVGYQLMISCSYSDPQYENKLVEALLQRNVDGLFVVPSSLQSVQHHARVVKRPLVLMDRDFGIEHLPLVMSDNLQGGAQLTQAMLAEQPAAPLFFMAGDARQPAIRDRLLGYQQSVQTAGLTPQVLEASHNRREDGMVMMEQFLQQYAAPPPAFIASSLPVLEGMLSVVRERYGYIPVHINIGTFDEHAMLGFLSNKIWSMRQNEDAWAEQAFAAMQQALNGEMSPHKAVIPMTLIHRQQAQHH; from the coding sequence ATGGCGAAAACAGTTGAACAGATTGCCAGTGAGCTCAACCTCTCCATCACCACCGTTCGTCTGGTACTTAATGGAAAAGCTGAACGGTACCGCATCAGCGCCAAAACCCAGCAACGTATTCACCAGTATGTGACCGAACACGGTTACACCGTTAACCATGTGGCGCGCAGCCTGAAGTTGAACAAGACCGATACGCTGGGGCTGATTGTTCCCCGTCTTTCCAACCTGTTTTTTTCCACGCTGGCGGAAAAGCTGGAAACCCGCTGCCGTGAAGTCGGTTATCAATTGATGATCAGCTGTTCCTACAGCGATCCGCAGTATGAGAACAAACTGGTGGAGGCGTTGCTGCAGCGTAATGTGGACGGGTTGTTCGTCGTGCCTTCATCTTTGCAATCGGTGCAGCACCATGCGCGGGTCGTGAAGCGTCCGCTGGTGCTGATGGATCGCGATTTCGGCATTGAACATCTGCCGCTGGTGATGAGCGATAACCTGCAGGGTGGAGCGCAGCTCACGCAGGCGATGCTGGCGGAGCAGCCCGCCGCACCGCTGTTTTTTATGGCGGGCGATGCGCGGCAACCGGCGATCCGCGACCGTTTGCTGGGCTATCAGCAGTCGGTGCAGACGGCGGGGCTGACGCCTCAGGTGCTGGAAGCCAGTCATAACCGCCGTGAAGACGGTATGGTGATGATGGAACAGTTTCTGCAACAGTACGCGGCGCCGCCACCCGCGTTTATTGCGTCGTCGCTACCGGTATTGGAAGGGATGCTGAGCGTGGTGCGGGAGCGTTATGGCTATATTCCGGTGCACATCAATATCGGCACCTTTGACGAGCATGCCATGCTGGGATTCCTGTCGAATAAAATCTGGTCGATGCGGCAGAACGAGGATGCTTGGGCAGAACAGGCTTTCGCGGCGATGCAGCAGGCATTGAACGGCGAGATGTCACCGCATAAAGCGGTTATTCCCATGACGCTGATCCACCGCCAGCAGGCGCAGCATCACTGA
- a CDS encoding MFS transporter: MSISVELSRHQALHDKSNIRRVVISSWIGNTIEFYDFLLYGLASALVFGKLFFPTVSPMTAMLASFATFGVGFVARPLGGIFFGHMGDTLGRKLTLLITLGGMGMATFLIGCLPTYHQIGVWAPILLVVLRFVQGFLVGGEWGGAMLMVVESAPANRRGLLGSIPQTGGFSGQLLATAVFAAVSVLPEDQLMSWGWRVPFMLSVALVLVGLYMRRKVDETPVFQQVQQQQAKSAEPERRQSPVVEVLRNQWRSVCLIMVLRFAESVPFFLATVFAVSYATGQLGVPKQTMLNVIMATCVLAFPMHALFGALSDRVGRRPIYIFGALCAAAMAFPFFYLLESGSFWLMVLGYVLLINIAHNSINSVQPAFFTELFGPKVRYSGASIGAQLGAIVAGGFTPFIAKGLTSLDNESWTLVATYVTVAALVAAFAAWKAPETSRRDMTKDL; the protein is encoded by the coding sequence ATGTCGATTTCCGTTGAATTATCCCGGCATCAGGCGCTTCACGATAAATCTAATATTCGCCGTGTGGTGATTTCGAGTTGGATAGGCAACACCATCGAGTTTTACGACTTTCTGCTCTACGGCCTCGCCAGCGCGCTGGTGTTCGGCAAACTGTTTTTCCCGACGGTCAGTCCAATGACGGCGATGCTGGCGTCGTTCGCCACCTTTGGCGTGGGCTTTGTGGCGCGTCCGCTGGGGGGGATTTTCTTCGGCCATATGGGGGATACCCTCGGACGTAAACTGACGCTGTTGATCACCCTTGGCGGCATGGGGATGGCGACGTTCCTGATCGGTTGTCTGCCGACCTATCACCAGATTGGCGTCTGGGCGCCGATCCTGTTGGTGGTGCTGCGTTTTGTTCAGGGCTTCCTGGTGGGCGGCGAATGGGGCGGCGCGATGTTGATGGTGGTGGAAAGCGCGCCGGCCAATCGGCGCGGCCTGCTGGGCTCCATCCCGCAGACCGGCGGTTTCTCCGGACAGCTGCTGGCGACCGCCGTGTTCGCCGCGGTGTCGGTACTGCCGGAGGATCAGCTGATGTCCTGGGGATGGCGCGTGCCGTTCATGCTCAGCGTGGCGCTGGTGCTGGTGGGCCTGTATATGCGCCGCAAGGTGGATGAGACGCCGGTGTTCCAGCAGGTTCAGCAGCAACAGGCGAAAAGCGCCGAGCCGGAGCGTCGGCAAAGCCCGGTGGTGGAAGTCTTGCGTAACCAGTGGCGCAGCGTCTGTCTGATTATGGTGTTGCGTTTTGCCGAAAGCGTGCCGTTCTTCCTGGCGACCGTGTTTGCCGTTTCCTATGCGACCGGCCAGCTCGGGGTGCCGAAGCAGACCATGCTGAATGTGATTATGGCGACCTGCGTACTGGCGTTTCCGATGCATGCGTTGTTCGGGGCGTTGTCTGACCGGGTCGGCCGTCGTCCCATCTACATCTTTGGCGCGCTGTGCGCCGCCGCGATGGCGTTCCCGTTCTTCTATCTGCTGGAAAGCGGTTCCTTCTGGCTGATGGTGTTGGGGTATGTGCTGCTGATTAACATCGCGCACAACTCCATCAATTCGGTACAGCCGGCGTTCTTTACCGAGCTGTTCGGCCCGAAAGTGCGCTATAGCGGCGCGTCTATCGGGGCTCAACTGGGCGCTATCGTGGCCGGGGGCTTCACGCCGTTCATCGCCAAGGGGCTGACTTCGCTGGATAACGAATCCTGGACGCTGGTGGCCACATACGTCACCGTCGCTGCGCTGGTGGCCGCCTTCGCCGCCTGGAAAGCGCCGGAAACCTCGCGGCGCGATATGACCAAAGACCTGTGA
- a CDS encoding sialidase family protein, translated as MMLTTVKQQFVLPTDHRYFGNCHASTIAALPDGRLRAAWFAGEKEGSGDTAIWLANYQQGQWHAPVRLAWEDGLPHWNPVLHRQDGALWLFYKVGADVHHWQTRVMVSGDDGLSWSAPRMLVPGDSAPRGPVKNKLLVMSNGEWLAPGSVEDDRDWDAFVDISGDRGEHWQATPIPLAHQAPGDGQHDALWQGLEHAALWENDLTRVFQWDGVIQPSAWESAPGQVHVLMRSTRGAIYRSDSPDYGRRWCDAYATALPNNNSGIDVVHLGAGRLVLVYNPVTGNWRSRYPLTAAYSADNGEHWENLIDLEQEPGEFSYPAIIADGDTLHVTYTWNRKNIVYCALKFGKQS; from the coding sequence ATGATGCTGACAACCGTAAAACAGCAATTTGTACTGCCGACGGATCACCGTTATTTCGGCAATTGTCATGCCTCGACAATCGCAGCGCTGCCCGATGGGCGGCTGCGGGCGGCCTGGTTCGCCGGCGAAAAAGAAGGTAGCGGCGATACCGCTATTTGGCTGGCGAATTATCAGCAGGGGCAGTGGCACGCGCCGGTTCGTCTCGCCTGGGAGGACGGCTTGCCGCACTGGAACCCGGTGTTACATCGGCAGGACGGGGCGTTGTGGCTGTTTTACAAAGTCGGCGCGGACGTACACCACTGGCAAACCCGGGTGATGGTGTCCGGCGACGACGGTTTGAGCTGGTCCGCACCCCGGATGCTGGTGCCCGGCGACAGCGCGCCGCGCGGGCCGGTGAAGAACAAATTGCTGGTGATGTCCAACGGCGAGTGGCTGGCGCCCGGTTCCGTCGAGGACGATCGCGACTGGGATGCCTTCGTGGATATCAGCGGCGACCGGGGCGAGCACTGGCAGGCGACGCCGATCCCGCTGGCCCATCAGGCGCCCGGCGATGGACAGCACGACGCGCTCTGGCAGGGGCTGGAGCACGCCGCCCTGTGGGAAAACGACCTGACGCGCGTTTTTCAATGGGACGGCGTTATCCAGCCCTCGGCCTGGGAGTCTGCGCCTGGGCAGGTACATGTGCTGATGCGCAGTACCCGCGGGGCGATTTACCGCAGCGATTCACCAGACTATGGGCGCCGCTGGTGTGACGCCTATGCCACTGCGCTGCCCAACAACAACAGCGGTATCGATGTGGTTCATCTCGGCGCGGGGCGTCTGGTGCTGGTCTATAACCCAGTCACCGGTAACTGGCGCAGCCGTTATCCGTTGACGGCGGCTTATTCCGCCGATAACGGTGAGCATTGGGAAAACCTTATCGATCTTGAACAGGAGCCCGGAGAATTTTCTTACCCCGCCATCATTGCCGATGGCGACACCTTGCATGTGACCTACACCTGGAATCGAAAAAATATCGTTTACTGTGCGCTGAAATTCGGCAAACAGTCGTGA
- a CDS encoding signal transduction protein, which yields MLTLNLPASPRRLSADTHEVLLVTNADLRESANVTCWPTQQTFESRLQSALEQLGYRMKRAHPVHAERGHGFISSQKEGSAVFAAIDPDAPVIVLLTAWQYSHHLAPSLVHHRGPVLLLANFDGTWPGLVGMLCMAGCLTSLGRHYSRLWSETFEDDTFRQGLATWLRDGAVNHKTGYLRPVPSAHPVLATPAGQVGREVGEYILRHKAIVGLFDTFCMGMINGVFPQQAMVAIGMPIESLSQSALLVEMAKVPHELRERCLQWYEERGMRFEFGADGSRQLTRDQVLEQCAMMIAMARFSERFGLSAVGVQYQQGLKDSCAASDFAEGAIGNAERFPLPDEQGNPIRPGVAIPCINEVDMGSAIPQVMLWRLLQGLGLPAETTLHDIRWGSEYQGVFYWDLEISGAVPFAHLKGGIAGSTGYRQPPMFFPYGGSTIAGQGKAGRFIWARAHYEGTQVVMHIGTGTAVELPAAEFERRRRATNYEWPLLNAQLDGVNRDDLMAGHQSNHLTVAYVAQDMLAEVLKAFVAQALTQGINVWTAGAAHQLLAE from the coding sequence ATGTTGACACTGAATCTACCCGCTTCTCCCCGCAGGCTGAGCGCGGATACGCACGAGGTATTGCTGGTTACTAATGCGGATCTGCGGGAATCCGCCAATGTGACCTGTTGGCCGACCCAGCAGACGTTCGAAAGCCGCTTGCAGAGCGCGCTGGAGCAGTTGGGATACCGCATGAAACGCGCCCATCCGGTGCATGCCGAGCGGGGACACGGTTTCATCAGCAGCCAGAAAGAGGGCAGCGCCGTATTCGCCGCCATCGATCCGGATGCGCCGGTGATCGTGCTGTTGACCGCCTGGCAATATTCCCACCATTTGGCGCCATCGCTGGTACATCACCGCGGGCCGGTTCTGTTGCTGGCCAATTTCGACGGTACTTGGCCGGGGCTGGTGGGCATGCTGTGTATGGCCGGTTGCCTGACCAGTCTGGGTCGTCACTACTCTCGGTTGTGGTCGGAGACCTTTGAGGACGACACGTTTCGCCAAGGGCTTGCCACCTGGCTACGGGATGGTGCCGTCAACCATAAAACCGGCTATCTCCGCCCGGTGCCATCGGCTCATCCGGTGCTGGCGACGCCGGCCGGGCAGGTCGGCCGCGAGGTGGGGGAATACATTCTGCGCCACAAGGCGATCGTCGGTCTGTTCGATACCTTCTGTATGGGCATGATTAACGGCGTGTTTCCGCAGCAGGCGATGGTCGCTATCGGGATGCCGATCGAGTCCCTGTCGCAGTCGGCGCTGCTGGTTGAAATGGCGAAAGTGCCGCATGAACTGCGCGAGCGCTGCCTGCAGTGGTATGAAGAGCGCGGCATGCGTTTCGAATTTGGTGCGGACGGCAGCCGTCAGTTAACCCGCGATCAGGTACTGGAACAGTGCGCGATGATGATCGCCATGGCGCGTTTTAGCGAGCGTTTCGGGCTGTCGGCGGTCGGCGTGCAGTATCAACAGGGCTTGAAGGATAGCTGCGCCGCATCTGATTTCGCCGAGGGCGCCATCGGCAATGCGGAGCGTTTCCCGCTGCCGGACGAACAGGGCAACCCGATTCGTCCCGGCGTGGCGATCCCGTGCATCAATGAAGTGGACATGGGCAGCGCCATTCCGCAGGTGATGCTGTGGCGGTTGCTGCAAGGGCTGGGGCTGCCGGCGGAGACCACTCTGCACGATATCCGCTGGGGCAGCGAGTATCAGGGCGTTTTCTACTGGGATTTGGAAATTTCCGGCGCGGTGCCTTTCGCGCATCTGAAAGGCGGCATTGCGGGCTCCACCGGTTATCGCCAGCCGCCGATGTTCTTCCCGTATGGCGGCTCCACCATTGCCGGCCAGGGCAAGGCCGGGCGCTTTATCTGGGCGCGGGCGCATTACGAAGGCACGCAGGTCGTGATGCATATCGGCACCGGTACGGCGGTGGAATTGCCGGCGGCGGAGTTTGAACGCCGCCGTCGTGCCACCAACTATGAGTGGCCGTTGCTTAACGCGCAGCTGGACGGCGTAAACCGGGATGATTTGATGGCGGGCCATCAGAGTAATCACCTGACGGTGGCCTACGTGGCGCAAGACATGCTGGCGGAGGTGCTGAAAGCGTTTGTCGCCCAGGCGTTGACGCAGGGCATCAACGTCTGGACGGCGGGAGCCGCTCATCAACTGCTGGCGGAGTAA
- a CDS encoding FGGY-family carbohydrate kinase, with translation MSDDCFIGVDVGSASVRAGIFDGSGRRLAFAVRPIEQFHPRTHVVEQSSTDIWRAAGECVREALRCADIAPARVRSIGFDATCSLVAVGADGQPVSVAEQDAAERDIIMWMDHRAAVETADINATGDDALRYVGGEVSIEMELPKILWLKRHFPARYQQVRRFFDLADYLVWRATGTDAASVCTLTCKWNYLAHEARFSDSLLQAIGLTDLREKIPARILPLGACAGTLAKSVARDWGLPENVAVASGIIDAHAGGLALVGSQPEGSLAIISGTSNCHMLVSRDAVEVPGVWGPYWGAMLPQWWLNEGGQSAAGALMEWTLRQHAQWPELAAWAERQRRSPYEVLNTWVAALEQREPQPTRHLHVLADHHGNRSPRANPHARGMVMGLTLEQGPDALARLYLATLQGIAYGTRHIIDALNQAGHRISRLVMCGGATKNPLWLREYAAITGCDIQLVGEEDAVTLGAALLGAVACGAYASLPDAAAALVRPGERILADRTMQQFHDDKYRIYLQMYDYQQSALQLMGRS, from the coding sequence ATGAGTGACGATTGCTTCATCGGCGTGGATGTCGGGTCGGCTAGCGTCAGAGCCGGCATTTTTGACGGCAGCGGTCGGCGTCTGGCGTTCGCGGTGCGGCCGATAGAACAGTTTCATCCCCGTACCCATGTGGTGGAGCAATCTTCTACGGATATCTGGCGAGCGGCGGGCGAATGCGTGCGGGAAGCGTTGCGTTGTGCCGACATCGCGCCAGCTCGGGTGCGTTCCATCGGGTTTGACGCGACCTGCTCGCTGGTGGCGGTAGGCGCTGACGGCCAGCCGGTCTCTGTTGCGGAACAGGACGCCGCCGAGCGGGACATCATCATGTGGATGGATCATCGCGCCGCCGTCGAAACCGCCGACATCAACGCCACCGGCGATGACGCGCTGCGCTATGTGGGCGGCGAGGTCAGCATTGAAATGGAGCTGCCCAAGATCCTGTGGCTGAAGCGCCATTTCCCGGCGCGTTATCAACAAGTGCGGCGCTTTTTCGATCTGGCGGATTATCTGGTGTGGCGTGCCACCGGTACGGATGCGGCCAGTGTCTGCACCCTGACCTGCAAATGGAACTATCTGGCGCACGAAGCGCGCTTCAGCGACAGCCTGTTGCAGGCTATCGGTCTGACGGATCTGCGGGAAAAGATCCCGGCCCGCATTTTGCCGCTGGGGGCATGCGCCGGAACGCTGGCGAAATCGGTCGCCCGCGACTGGGGGTTGCCGGAAAACGTCGCGGTTGCCAGCGGTATCATCGATGCGCACGCCGGCGGGCTGGCGCTGGTGGGCAGCCAGCCGGAAGGCAGCCTGGCCATCATCAGCGGTACCTCCAACTGCCACATGCTGGTCAGCCGGGACGCGGTGGAGGTGCCCGGCGTGTGGGGGCCGTACTGGGGCGCGATGCTGCCGCAGTGGTGGCTGAACGAAGGCGGTCAGAGTGCGGCCGGTGCGCTGATGGAGTGGACGCTGCGCCAGCATGCGCAGTGGCCGGAACTGGCGGCGTGGGCTGAACGGCAACGGCGCAGCCCGTATGAGGTGCTGAATACGTGGGTGGCGGCGCTGGAACAGCGTGAACCGCAACCGACCCGTCATCTGCATGTCCTCGCCGATCATCACGGCAACCGTTCACCGCGCGCCAATCCCCACGCTCGCGGCATGGTAATGGGGCTGACGTTGGAGCAAGGGCCGGATGCGCTGGCTCGGTTATATCTGGCGACGCTGCAAGGGATCGCCTACGGCACCCGACACATTATCGATGCCCTGAATCAGGCCGGGCACCGCATTTCCCGGCTGGTGATGTGCGGCGGCGCCACCAAGAATCCGCTATGGCTACGGGAGTACGCCGCCATCACCGGCTGCGATATCCAATTGGTGGGGGAGGAGGATGCGGTGACGCTGGGGGCGGCGTTACTCGGCGCGGTGGCCTGCGGCGCCTACGCCTCGCTGCCGGACGCGGCGGCGGCGCTGGTGCGGCCCGGCGAACGAATCCTCGCTGATCGCACCATGCAACAGTTTCATGACGACAAGTACCGGATTTATTTGCAGATGTATGACTATCAGCAGTCGGCCTTACAGCTGATGGGGCGTAGCTGA
- a CDS encoding DUF3748 domain-containing protein, which translates to MNKEQQLTFDTVSHQLTNINIWTTDGNWVIYDVRPHGSLFTGLTIEKVHVETGQQTVIYRAGQGAHVGVATGSPVLPQRYVFIHGPAHPDEHWQYDFHHRRGVMVQEETPEQAVTLDACVITAPYPAGALRGGTHVHVFSPDGSRLSFTYNDHVLHERDPALDLRNVGVAVPLRSVAAPGRHPREHDGSHYCVLVSRTTPKPHPGSDDINRAYEEGWVGVQGYLRPDGVRQRWALAFIGDTLSADGEKVPEVFIVDLPENLDDYAIAGEQPLGGTATALPAPPAGVCQRRLTFSAGRRYPGVVNQPRHWLRAAPDGSAIAFLMRDDDGIVQLWILSPNGGEPRQVTQSAWPVQSAFSWHPGGEYVAFVGDNSIMVCEMASGRVIRQTPRSDIPPVSDAVVFSPEGSRIAYLRDIDGCNQIFVVEVVW; encoded by the coding sequence ATGAATAAAGAACAACAGTTAACGTTTGATACCGTTTCACATCAGTTAACCAATATTAATATCTGGACAACTGACGGTAACTGGGTGATTTACGATGTAAGGCCGCATGGATCTTTGTTTACAGGTTTGACCATTGAGAAAGTCCATGTAGAGACTGGCCAGCAAACGGTTATCTATCGCGCCGGACAGGGGGCGCATGTGGGAGTGGCGACCGGCAGCCCGGTACTGCCGCAGCGTTATGTATTTATTCATGGGCCGGCGCATCCGGATGAACACTGGCAGTACGATTTTCACCATCGCCGCGGCGTTATGGTGCAGGAAGAGACGCCTGAGCAGGCCGTGACGCTGGATGCCTGCGTGATTACCGCGCCTTATCCGGCCGGCGCATTGCGCGGCGGAACCCATGTACATGTTTTCAGCCCGGACGGCAGCCGGTTGAGTTTTACTTACAACGATCACGTCTTGCACGAGCGCGACCCGGCGCTGGATTTGCGCAACGTCGGCGTGGCGGTGCCGCTGCGGTCGGTTGCGGCCCCCGGACGGCATCCTCGCGAGCATGACGGCAGCCATTACTGCGTACTGGTCAGTCGGACGACGCCTAAGCCACACCCCGGCAGCGACGACATCAACCGCGCGTATGAAGAGGGTTGGGTGGGCGTGCAAGGCTATCTGCGGCCGGATGGCGTGCGTCAGCGCTGGGCGCTGGCATTTATCGGCGACACGCTGTCCGCCGACGGCGAGAAAGTACCGGAGGTGTTTATCGTCGATCTGCCGGAAAATCTGGATGATTATGCCATCGCCGGCGAACAACCGCTGGGCGGCACGGCAACCGCATTGCCCGCGCCGCCGGCCGGTGTGTGTCAGCGGCGTCTGACGTTCAGCGCCGGGCGCCGTTATCCCGGCGTCGTCAATCAGCCGCGCCACTGGTTGCGCGCAGCGCCGGACGGCAGTGCGATCGCGTTTCTGATGCGGGATGACGATGGCATCGTGCAGTTGTGGATCCTCTCGCCGAATGGCGGAGAGCCCCGTCAGGTGACGCAGAGCGCCTGGCCGGTGCAATCCGCTTTCAGCTGGCATCCCGGCGGCGAATATGTGGCGTTTGTTGGCGATAACAGCATCATGGTGTGCGAAATGGCAAGCGGTCGTGTGATCCGGCAGACGCCGCGCAGCGATATCCCGCCGGTTAGCGATGCCGTCGTATTTTCTCCGGAAGGTTCCCGTATCGCCTATTTGCGGGATATTGACGGCTGCAACCAGATTTTTGTGGTGGAAGTGGTGTGGTAA